One genomic window of Prochlorococcus sp. MIT 0603 includes the following:
- a CDS encoding DUF1330 domain-containing protein, with protein MDKKGAKGYWISTSTVINQELFADYVDKVGPWLKEVGGEVFAKDTEPQGKERTKGANLAIICEFSSMRAAVEAYESPAYQELSKLRNAATENGTFTIMEGMDESTKLRRAMGK; from the coding sequence ATGGATAAGAAAGGTGCTAAGGGCTATTGGATTTCAACTTCAACAGTTATCAATCAAGAGTTGTTTGCAGACTATGTTGACAAGGTAGGTCCTTGGCTTAAAGAAGTTGGTGGCGAAGTCTTTGCCAAAGATACTGAGCCACAAGGGAAAGAAAGGACAAAAGGTGCAAACCTAGCGATTATTTGCGAATTCTCATCTATGCGAGCAGCAGTTGAGGCTTATGAATCTCCTGCTTATCAAGAACTTTCAAAGCTTAGAAATGCTGCTACTGAAAACGGAACTTTTACAATTATGGAAGGAATGGATGAATCTACAAAACTTAGAAGAGCTATGGGTAAATAA